The Spirochaetota bacterium DNA window AGAGTATCGAGCTCGAATTTCCCGTACAGGAGCTTGACGACGATGGCCGTGCTGCTCAAGCTGCAGCACGCGGCAAGGTACAGCAGGTCATATTTTCCGTTCAGGGCGTACCCCATGAGCAGGAAAAATCCGAGACCTATAAGCAGCGAGATGGGGAACTGAGAGAGTCCGCTTATGATCAGCGACGCGCCTGATTCCTTCAGTTTCTTGATGTCGATTTCAAGGCCTATCAGGAAGAGGAGCAGTATGAGGCCGAAATGCGATATTGTCTCTATGTCATGGGCATTCTGTATCAGCCCGAACCCTATGCCGGGCCCAATGATGATTCCCGCCGCCAGGTATGCGAGGAGGAGCGGCTGCTTGAGGCGATGGCCGATATAGGCCATGACCGTTGCGGCAAGGATGGCGATGCCGACGCCGTTTATCACGCTGCTGTTGCTATCTCCCTGTTCCGCGGCCTGTAGAACAGCCGGCAGCAGCAGGATGGCAAGTGTGAAATAGTGTATCATCGTATGTGTTTTCATATGATGTAGTTGTTCCCGTTTTGATTTTTAATGCATCACGATATCCTTTCCATGCTCAAGAAAAAACGATTTAAACGTCGTGGATTTGACAAGGGCTTTGCATGTAAAGATTGAAATGCTGAAGGCAAGATAAAAATAGCCGAAAAAAGCCTGGGCCCCGCTGACGATCCGCGCCCCGTAGGTCGCCGGGATGATGTCGCCGTATCCGACCGTGGTTTGTGATGTTATGCTGAAATAGAAAGAACCAAAATAATCGGTCACCGGCAGCGCCGATTGAACGCAGGCATTATGCTTCAGAGAGGGCGCTCCTTCGAATTGCGGGAGCAGAAACCAATAGATGAAAGAAAAAATTATAGCGGCCAGAATATAGATGCCAATTATATAATAAATATTCCTCGGATTGTTAATAATATTCCATATGTTAATTTTCATCATGCTAAGTCCTTATTTAAAATTTCACTATTCCGCTGACAGAAATTTGTCCGTGCAAACATCATGGTGCGGCACCGCCACCTTCATTCGGTATTCAGCCCTCATGGCGGGAGAAGCAACCCGCTTCTATCCGGTCCGGGTGAAGAGCCTTGATCAGTGACGGCGAAAGACGATGTACAAAGAAGGATGAATTAGAAGAAGGTCCCTTTGGACCATGCGTCAAATTTGAGGTTTGTATATTGAATATTGTGCGATGACGGAGTGGTTTTGCATATGCCGCTTGTTCCCATGACGTGATGGGACAGGGAGGACCAGCCGATCAGGTTTTTTTGATTTGTTTTATTGGCCGCGGGTGATATTTTTATTGCCGCGGTTTTTATGTTTTTTTTGTGAGTGATTTTCGAAGGGTCGTCATCAATCGTGAATCCCGACAGGAGAAGGGCCGCTGCCGCCAGAATGATTGCCACTATGATTGATGCTTTTTTCATTTATTATCCGGAATTGCCATTCCTCTGATACGTCATTATAATAATCGACATAATCGCGCGTCCCATTGACTTATTAATAAAATTATTGACAATTGATTCATGACGAGTGTCACTATGAGGAACATGGGGCGCCTGGATAGACCCCAAACCCGGACATTGTTGCCCAATGATGAGACCGCCGGAAAAAATATTGCTTGCAACGGACCTCAGTTCCCGCAGCGACCGTGCCCAGGACCGCGCCGTGTCGCTGGCGAAACAGCATGATTGCGAGCTCATCGTGCTGCACGTCCTTGAGTCGCCCAGCGAGAACAACAGCGTCAGGCGGATTCCTTTCCTGCCCTTCCTCGATTACAACAGGATTGCCATCGAGAAGGCGAGGAAAAGAATCCTTGACGACATGAAAGACGTGAATGCCAGGGTCACCGTTTTGATCCAGGAGGGCGAGCCTGGCGAGGTAATCATGGGCGTCGCGGACGATATGAACTGCGGACTCGTCGTCACCGGCGTCGCGCGCAATGAGGTCCTCGGGCGTTTCACGCCGGGTAAAACCGTCGATCGGCTAATCCGAAAATCGAAAACCTCTTTGCTCATCGTTACCGAGCGATTCAGGGGCCCCTACGGCAGGATCGCCGTAGCCGCGGACCTGTCGCCTGCGTCGAGGGACGCCCTGGAAGCCGCCGCGTCATTTTTTCCCGGCCGGACGCTGGCCCTCGTGTATGCCTTTTCCGCGCCGAGATCCTCGGCTGTTGATAATGTCGATGACTACCGGGAGCGGATGAGGCAGGTGGCCCGCCGGGATCTGACGAACTTCATCGCCGCGGTTGACCTGAATGCGGATCAGCGGGCGCGCATCAACATGATAATCAAATACGGCAACGAGTCGAAGGTTTTGAAGGATTTCGTCCGATTATCCGATGCGGAACTTGTCGTCATGGGCTCTCCGCTGCAGGGTCTGCTCTCTCGATTGTTTTTCGGGGGCCATGCGAAGCGGCTTGTTTCATCCGTTTCGTGCGACGCTCTCGTGGTTCGCAGCCGTCATTCGTGATCCGGACTGCGGCAATCTCGTCCGGGAAAGGCCGCCTCGTCTGATCTCCATGACGGTGCCGGACTATCACGGCATTCTCTACACAGGAACGAATATGCAGGAATTACAGGTATTGCTGACTTTTACCGGCGGCCTGGCCGCCGCGCTTATTCTTGGTTACATCGCCCTGAGGCTGAAGCTGTCGCCGATAGTCGGCTACCTTCTGGCCGGCATAGCGGTCGGCCCTTTTACCC harbors:
- a CDS encoding two pore domain potassium channel family protein; this encodes MMKINIWNIINNPRNIYYIIGIYILAAIIFSFIYWFLLPQFEGAPSLKHNACVQSALPVTDYFGSFYFSITSQTTVGYGDIIPATYGARIVSGAQAFFGYFYLAFSISIFTCKALVKSTTFKSFFLEHGKDIVMH
- a CDS encoding universal stress protein translates to MLATDLSSRSDRAQDRAVSLAKQHDCELIVLHVLESPSENNSVRRIPFLPFLDYNRIAIEKARKRILDDMKDVNARVTVLIQEGEPGEVIMGVADDMNCGLVVTGVARNEVLGRFTPGKTVDRLIRKSKTSLLIVTERFRGPYGRIAVAADLSPASRDALEAAASFFPGRTLALVYAFSAPRSSAVDNVDDYRERMRQVARRDLTNFIAAVDLNADQRARINMIIKYGNESKVLKDFVRLSDAELVVMGSPLQGLLSRLFFGGHAKRLVSSVSCDALVVRSRHS